One Fastidiosipila sp. DNA segment encodes these proteins:
- the aspS gene encoding aspartate--tRNA ligase has product MERTEYCGLFSERDVGREATACGWVDTKRDMGGVIFVDVSDREGVLQAVFNPEYTTAKSFELAEQVRNQSVLLVRGVVHLREEETVNPKIATGTVELRVREAQLLAHCDPLPFDPSDADHVREELRLAYRFLDLRRPQLRDNIRFRHQVTGAIRRFMDQEGFVDIETPLLTKSTPEGARDYLVPSRVHPGSFYALPQSPQLFKQLLMVSGFDRYYQIARCFRDEDLRADRQPEFTQLDLEMSFVEKEDVILLLESLFRQVMKEVVGAEFPKPFPRLSWEEAMDRYGTDKPDLRFDLPIVDITEIAGQTGFSVFSQAVAEGGVVRAITVPGQADFSRTTIEELTGHALAEGAGGMAWIAWRSSGEIYSILTKFIDPEQIEEILRQVSASPGDFVLFSAGPLDLSRRVTGTLRLRLADLLGLREPGRFAFAFITDFPMFEFSSEEGRYLAQHHPFTMPFAEDLDFLSTDPARVRSQAYDLVLNGTELGSGSIRIHRKDIQTQVFKTLGLSDKDIQERFGFMLKAFQYGAPPHGGFAFGLDRLVMILAGRPSLRDVIAFPKTKDASDPMTEAPSPVDPQQLVELGIQLAGDDSPVSRDPARPGRQERIREIDLKKLEAQSRLRLTAPEEEETRRQLRELIALADALDSIDTRDVPPLYSPSAARNVHLTEADDRPPTREEIFQSAPAEQDGFFLVPPVVE; this is encoded by the coding sequence ATGGAACGAACAGAATACTGCGGTTTATTTTCAGAGCGTGATGTGGGCCGGGAGGCAACCGCTTGCGGCTGGGTCGACACCAAGCGCGACATGGGCGGGGTGATTTTTGTCGATGTTTCTGACCGTGAGGGCGTGCTTCAGGCGGTCTTCAACCCTGAATACACGACAGCCAAGTCCTTTGAGCTTGCTGAGCAGGTCCGCAATCAGTCGGTCCTGCTCGTCAGGGGAGTCGTCCACCTGAGGGAAGAAGAAACCGTCAATCCAAAAATTGCCACGGGTACAGTCGAGCTTCGCGTGAGGGAAGCCCAGCTGCTTGCGCACTGTGACCCGCTCCCTTTTGATCCTTCAGATGCTGACCATGTCAGAGAGGAACTGCGCCTGGCTTACCGTTTTCTCGATCTGCGCAGGCCGCAGCTTCGTGACAACATCCGCTTCCGCCATCAGGTGACAGGAGCTATACGGCGTTTCATGGATCAGGAGGGCTTTGTTGATATCGAGACCCCCCTCCTGACTAAAAGCACACCGGAAGGCGCCCGGGATTACCTGGTTCCAAGCCGGGTTCACCCGGGCTCATTTTACGCGCTTCCCCAATCACCTCAGCTCTTCAAGCAGCTCCTGATGGTTTCAGGATTTGACCGCTACTACCAGATTGCCCGCTGTTTCAGAGACGAAGACCTGCGGGCTGACCGCCAGCCTGAATTTACCCAGCTGGACCTTGAGATGTCCTTCGTGGAGAAGGAAGACGTCATACTTTTGTTGGAATCCCTTTTCCGGCAAGTCATGAAGGAAGTGGTGGGTGCGGAGTTTCCCAAACCCTTCCCCCGGCTGAGCTGGGAGGAGGCCATGGACCGGTACGGTACGGACAAGCCGGATCTGCGCTTTGATCTTCCTATCGTCGACATCACAGAGATCGCCGGCCAGACTGGTTTTTCCGTCTTTTCCCAGGCTGTTGCAGAGGGAGGCGTCGTCCGCGCCATCACAGTTCCCGGGCAGGCTGACTTCTCACGTACAACCATTGAGGAACTGACCGGGCATGCCCTCGCCGAGGGAGCCGGTGGCATGGCCTGGATTGCCTGGCGTTCCTCGGGAGAGATCTATTCCATCCTGACCAAGTTTATTGACCCGGAGCAAATCGAGGAGATCCTGCGCCAGGTTTCAGCCTCGCCGGGTGACTTCGTCCTTTTCTCCGCTGGCCCGCTTGACCTTTCACGCCGCGTGACAGGCACATTAAGGCTCCGGCTGGCTGACCTTCTGGGCCTCCGGGAACCCGGCCGCTTTGCTTTCGCTTTCATCACCGACTTCCCCATGTTCGAGTTCTCTTCGGAGGAAGGCCGCTATCTGGCCCAGCATCATCCCTTCACCATGCCCTTCGCGGAGGACCTGGACTTTCTTTCAACGGACCCCGCCCGTGTCCGGTCCCAGGCCTACGATTTGGTCCTGAACGGGACAGAACTGGGCTCGGGCAGTATCAGGATCCACCGCAAAGATATCCAGACGCAGGTTTTCAAGACGCTGGGCCTGTCTGACAAAGATATTCAAGAGCGGTTCGGTTTCATGCTGAAGGCCTTCCAGTATGGGGCACCTCCCCACGGCGGATTTGCTTTTGGCCTCGACAGGCTGGTCATGATTCTGGCAGGCCGGCCTTCTTTGCGCGATGTGATTGCTTTTCCCAAAACAAAGGATGCTTCCGACCCCATGACAGAAGCCCCTTCCCCAGTCGATCCCCAACAACTGGTGGAATTGGGGATCCAGCTGGCCGGCGATGACAGCCCCGTTTCACGGGATCCTGCCCGGCCGGGCAGGCAAGAGCGGATCCGCGAGATTGACCTTAAAAAACTGGAAGCCCAGTCCCGGCTCCGGCTGACCGCGCCAGAGGAAGAAGAAACACGCCGCCAGCTTCGGGAGCTGATCGCACTGGCTGATGCGCTTGACTCAATTGATACCAGGGATGTGCCACCTCTCTACTCGCCGTCAGCTGCCCGCAATGTCCACCTGACGGAAGCAGATGACCGACCGCCTACCAGGGAGGAAATTTTCCAAAGTGCGCCGGCGGAGCAGGATGGTTTCTTTCTCGTACCCCCGGTGGTCGAGTGA
- a CDS encoding RDD family protein: MKKEKDDRGALLYLWRRLFARLVDFLLWLALCYWLEEKFFLQSSSHSLARFGIDQLVACGLMVLTEPLFLSSLSTSPGKALAGLRVVSSSGKRLTLKQAYDRAWLIWRHVLGFGLPFFRVVKLFRAYTAKRHGFFFDWEKKTFFRPLLAGAKGVYGRE, translated from the coding sequence GTGAAGAAGGAAAAAGACGATCGCGGTGCCCTTTTATATTTGTGGAGGCGGTTATTTGCGCGGCTTGTCGATTTTCTGCTCTGGCTGGCACTCTGTTACTGGCTTGAAGAGAAATTTTTCCTTCAGTCCTCTTCGCACAGCCTGGCACGTTTTGGCATCGACCAACTTGTCGCCTGTGGTCTTATGGTCCTGACCGAACCACTGTTTTTGTCATCCTTGTCGACCAGTCCCGGCAAAGCGCTGGCAGGCCTTCGGGTCGTCAGCTCGTCAGGAAAGCGGTTGACCCTGAAGCAGGCCTATGACCGGGCTTGGCTGATCTGGCGCCATGTGCTCGGCTTCGGTCTGCCCTTTTTCAGAGTTGTTAAACTTTTCAGGGCATATACCGCCAAGCGCCATGGTTTTTTCTTTGACTGGGAAAAGAAAACTTTTTTCCGGCCCCTTCTGGCAGGGGCCAAGGGAGTGTATGGAAGAGAGTAA
- a CDS encoding patatin family protein, with product MEESNAIRSNVFHTALIFEGGGMRACYTAGFVSMLLEHAIYFNYVAGISAGASHAVNYLSRDPVRARRSFTDIVQDPSFGDISSWLKGDGYFNVDYIYSKSPRADGALPFDFETFTRNEAECAIGAFLRYEGRMVYWHRSDMTTVEALSLRVRASSSLPYLMPETEVDGKIYLDGGLHVGIPLDIAMEDGYDRFVIALTRERGFRLEPVPHNRIMNRILDRHPIVKEALTTRHLRYNRTLDAIEKLEKEGRAYVFYPEAIDLTLMDRDREKLLSQYIEGHEQAVRELPRLREFLGG from the coding sequence ATGGAAGAGAGTAATGCAATCCGGAGCAATGTTTTTCACACGGCACTCATTTTTGAGGGTGGCGGCATGCGGGCCTGTTACACCGCCGGGTTTGTCTCCATGCTGCTCGAGCACGCCATCTATTTCAACTATGTCGCAGGAATATCCGCCGGCGCTTCCCACGCGGTCAACTACCTTTCACGCGATCCGGTGAGGGCCCGCCGTTCATTCACCGACATCGTACAGGATCCTTCTTTTGGCGACATCAGCTCCTGGCTCAAGGGTGACGGCTACTTCAACGTCGACTACATTTACTCGAAATCTCCCCGGGCGGACGGGGCACTCCCCTTCGATTTTGAAACCTTCACCAGGAATGAGGCCGAGTGTGCGATCGGCGCCTTTCTGCGTTACGAGGGACGAATGGTCTATTGGCATCGAAGTGACATGACTACCGTCGAGGCGCTGAGCCTCCGCGTCCGGGCTTCCTCTTCCCTGCCTTACCTGATGCCGGAAACAGAGGTCGACGGCAAGATCTATCTGGACGGGGGACTGCATGTAGGAATCCCGCTGGATATTGCCATGGAAGACGGCTACGACCGCTTTGTCATTGCGCTGACGCGCGAGCGGGGCTTCCGGCTCGAGCCCGTCCCCCACAACCGAATAATGAACCGTATACTGGACCGTCATCCCATTGTAAAAGAGGCCCTGACGACCCGGCATCTCCGATACAACCGCACGCTCGATGCCATCGAAAAACTCGAAAAAGAAGGCAGGGCCTACGTCTTCTATCCGGAAGCGATCGATCTTACCCTGATGGACCGGGACAGGGAAAAGCTTCTGAGCCAATACATCGAGGGACATGAGCAGGCGGTACGCGAACTTCCCCGCCTGAGGGAATTTTTGGGAGGCTGA